Proteins encoded in a region of the Chiloscyllium punctatum isolate Juve2018m chromosome 16, sChiPun1.3, whole genome shotgun sequence genome:
- the mul1 gene encoding mitochondrial ubiquitin ligase activator of NFKB 1 produces the protein MDGLGKPLVAVAAAGSILTAFCYSFYHRKQVTARSLQDATKLHLDENLKTVLMNAPGKCLPYAVIEGAVKPVKETLNSQFVEGCKGVIQRLVLQEHKMVWNRTTHIWNDCEKIIHQRTNTVPFDLVPTDGNPDISVRVIKPLDSSELNLETMYEKFHPVVQTFTDIIGHFISGERPKGVKETEEMLRDKDIITGVGELVLDSNIIKIQPPKQGLQYYLSRLDFESLVRKQESKAKLWKILTMVFGITTCISLFFILRQQYKRYIREQEQSRLQREMLAVKKQRLQELDLTEEQIPQNACAVCLSRERSSVFLECGHVCSCTDCYEALPIPKKCPICRNVISRLVPLYNS, from the exons ATGGACGGCCTCGGGAAGCCTTTAGTCGCTGTCGCGGCCGCGGGCTCGATACTCACCGCCTTCTGTTACTCGTTTTATCACCGCAAACAGGTCACCGCCCGTTCCCTGCAG GATGCAACAAAACTTCATTTAGATGAAAATCTGAAGACTGTTCTGATGAATGCACCGGGAAAGTGCCTTCCCTACGCGGTGATAGAAG GTGCAGTTAAACCTGTCAAAGAAACCCTGAATAGCCAGTTTGTGGAGGGTTGCAAAGGAGTTATACAACGGCTTGTCTTACAGGAACATAAAATGGTGTGGAATCGAACTACCCACATCTG GAATGATTGTGAAAAGATAATTCATCAAAGGACTAACACTGTACCCTTTGATCTTGTGCCTACTGATGGTAATCCTGACATCTCAGTTAGGGTGATAAAACCCTTGGACTCCTCTGAACTGAACCTAGAAACTATGTATGAGAAATTTCACCCTGTAGTACAAACATTTACTGATATAATTGGTCATTTCATCAGTGGTGAGCGACCAAAGGGAGTCAAAGAGACCGAAGAAATGCTGAGAGATAAGGACATTATAACTGGAGTTGGGGAACTTGTGTTGGACAGTAACATTATTAAGATACAGCCTCCAAAGCAAGGACTCCAGTACTACTTAAGTCGACTAGACTTTGAGTCTCTTGTTCGAAAACAGGAGTCCAAGGCAAAGCTATGGAAAATCCTGACGATGGTGTTTGGAATTACAACTTGTATAAGTTTATTTTTCATATTACGGCAACAGTATAAACGTTACATAAGGGAACAGGAACAGTCAAGGCTGCAGAGAGAAATGCTGGCAGTGAAGAAGCAGCGTTTGCAGGAGCTTGACTTGACAGAAGAACAAATCCCACAAAATGCATGTGCCGTCTGCCTAAGCAGGGAACGTTCCTCTGTGTTCCTGGAGTGTGGACACGTCTGCTCTTGTACCGATTGTTATGAGGCCTTACCTATACCTAAGAAATGTCCTATTTGTCGAAATGTTATCTCCAGATTAGTCCCATTGTACAATAGTTAA